A genomic region of Polyangium spumosum contains the following coding sequences:
- a CDS encoding TrmH family RNA methyltransferase translates to MRRRTPHAIQVELAQKRLLARLAGLDHAAIVRVLGPFLTPERKARFDAVFSSRLGSVTVLMDAPYDPHNGAAVLRSCDAFGVQRLHVVERGGISFLAARQVARGSEQWVHVRTYPTSHAALDVLAASGHELVATHPQGELLPEDLRSIPKLCLVLGNERDGIHEELVAACKRSVRVPMRGFVESLNVSVTAAILLQHATSSRPGDLPEDEQRALQARAMILTIDHAAEILLANGISLGEDALAVEEAG, encoded by the coding sequence ATGCGCCGCAGGACCCCTCACGCCATCCAGGTCGAGCTCGCGCAGAAGCGCCTCCTCGCTCGGCTCGCCGGCCTCGACCATGCCGCGATCGTCCGCGTGCTCGGTCCTTTCCTCACGCCCGAGCGCAAGGCTCGCTTCGACGCGGTCTTCTCCTCCCGCCTCGGCTCCGTCACCGTGCTCATGGACGCGCCCTACGACCCGCACAACGGCGCGGCCGTCCTGCGCTCCTGTGACGCGTTCGGCGTCCAGCGCCTGCACGTCGTCGAGCGTGGCGGCATCTCCTTCCTCGCGGCCCGCCAGGTCGCCCGCGGCTCCGAGCAGTGGGTCCACGTCCGCACCTACCCGACCAGCCACGCCGCCCTCGACGTGCTCGCCGCCTCCGGCCACGAGCTCGTCGCGACCCACCCGCAGGGCGAGCTCTTGCCCGAGGACCTGCGCTCGATCCCCAAGCTCTGCCTCGTCCTCGGCAACGAGCGCGACGGCATCCACGAGGAGCTCGTCGCCGCCTGCAAGCGCAGCGTGCGCGTCCCCATGCGTGGCTTCGTCGAGAGCCTGAACGTCAGCGTCACCGCCGCGATCCTCCTCCAGCACGCGACCTCCTCGCGGCCCGGCGATCTGCCCGAGGACGAGCAACGCGCTCTGCAGGCCCGCGCGATGATCCTCACGATCGATCATGCGGCGGAGATCCTCCTCGCGAACGGGATTTCGCTCGGGGAGGATGCGCTCGCGGTCGAGGAGGCGGGGTAG
- a CDS encoding STAS domain-containing protein, which translates to MTSSTERCVHDEKDCSAELEALRAHVAALQAELVTARAAASELRAMFLAMTDVVIVMNGEGRYLKIAPTCPDLLYRPSEDLVGKRLDEVMPPEMATFFLEHIRASLSAKALMTVEYSLPIGDKEIFFSGNISPLSDDAVIFVARDITLRKQAEQALVDAARRQAVIEAQAAALAELSTPLIPVTDEIVVMPLIGVLDSQRMQQVMDVLLRGVTERRARTVILDITGVAVVDSQVADALVRAARAVQLLGAKVVFTGIRRDVAQALVALQADLGGVVTRATVQSGIAHAMNGGR; encoded by the coding sequence ATGACGTCCTCGACGGAGCGCTGCGTGCACGACGAGAAGGATTGTTCGGCGGAGCTCGAGGCTCTGCGCGCCCACGTCGCGGCGCTCCAGGCCGAGCTCGTGACGGCGCGCGCCGCCGCGTCGGAGCTCCGGGCGATGTTCCTGGCCATGACGGACGTGGTGATCGTCATGAACGGGGAGGGGCGGTACCTGAAGATCGCGCCCACGTGCCCCGATCTTCTCTACAGGCCGAGCGAGGACCTCGTCGGCAAGCGCCTCGACGAGGTCATGCCGCCGGAGATGGCCACGTTTTTCCTGGAGCACATCCGCGCGTCGCTCTCGGCGAAGGCGCTCATGACGGTGGAGTACTCGTTGCCCATCGGCGACAAGGAGATCTTCTTCAGCGGCAACATCTCGCCGCTGTCCGACGACGCCGTGATCTTCGTCGCGCGTGACATCACCCTTCGCAAGCAGGCGGAGCAGGCGCTCGTCGACGCCGCGCGGAGGCAGGCGGTGATCGAGGCGCAGGCGGCGGCGCTGGCGGAGCTCTCGACGCCGCTGATCCCGGTGACGGACGAGATCGTGGTGATGCCGCTCATCGGCGTGCTCGACTCGCAGCGGATGCAGCAGGTGATGGACGTGCTCCTCCGGGGGGTGACGGAGCGGCGCGCGCGGACGGTGATCCTCGACATCACGGGCGTGGCGGTGGTGGACTCGCAGGTGGCGGACGCGCTCGTCCGCGCGGCGCGTGCGGTGCAGCTTTTGGGCGCGAAGGTGGTCTTCACGGGCATCCGCCGCGACGTGGCGCAGGCGCTCGTCGCGCTGCAGGCCGATCTCGGCGGCGTGGTGACGCGCGCGACGGTGCAGAGCGGGATCGCGCATGCGATGAACGGGGGGCGGTGA
- a CDS encoding STAS domain-containing protein: MGAQFDQGGEVAELRARLEAVEKELASAREAEAELRAMFTAMTDIVIVMSGEGRYLKIAPTVPDLLYKPSDNLLGKTLHEVMPKPMADFLLSNVRAALARKGLVTVEYTLPAGDREAFFSTNITPMSDDVVVVVARDISDRKRGEQASVEAARRQAVIEAQAAALAELSTPLIPITDEIMVMPLIGMLDSQRMQQVMDVLLRGVTEKSTRTVILDITGIAVVDTQVADALVRAARAVQLVGARVVFTGIRRDVAQALVGLQADMGGVVTRATVQSGIAFAMSASR; the protein is encoded by the coding sequence ATGGGCGCTCAGTTCGACCAGGGCGGAGAGGTGGCGGAGCTTCGTGCACGGCTCGAGGCCGTCGAGAAGGAGCTCGCGTCGGCGCGTGAAGCCGAAGCGGAGCTCCGGGCCATGTTCACGGCCATGACGGACATCGTGATCGTCATGAGCGGGGAGGGGCGGTACCTGAAGATCGCGCCCACCGTGCCGGATCTCCTCTACAAGCCGAGCGACAACCTGCTCGGCAAGACGCTGCACGAGGTCATGCCGAAGCCGATGGCGGACTTCCTCCTGTCCAACGTCCGCGCGGCGCTCGCGCGGAAGGGGCTCGTCACGGTGGAGTACACCCTGCCGGCGGGTGATCGGGAGGCCTTCTTCAGCACCAACATCACGCCGATGTCGGACGACGTGGTGGTCGTCGTCGCGCGCGACATCAGCGATCGGAAGCGGGGCGAGCAAGCGTCCGTCGAGGCCGCGCGGAGGCAGGCGGTGATCGAGGCGCAAGCGGCGGCCCTCGCCGAGCTGTCGACGCCGCTCATCCCCATCACCGACGAGATCATGGTGATGCCGCTGATCGGCATGCTCGACTCGCAGCGGATGCAACAGGTGATGGACGTGTTGCTCCGAGGCGTCACCGAAAAGAGCACGCGGACGGTGATCCTCGACATCACGGGCATCGCGGTGGTGGATACGCAGGTGGCGGATGCGCTCGTCCGGGCCGCCCGCGCGGTGCAGCTCGTCGGGGCGCGGGTCGTGTTCACGGGCATCCGCCGTGACGTGGCGCAGGCGCTGGTGGGGCTCCAGGCCGACATGGGCGGCGTGGTCACGCGGGCGACGGTGCAGAGCGGGATCGCCTTCGCGATGAGCGCATCGCGTTGA
- a CDS encoding RNA polymerase sigma factor, whose amino-acid sequence MLPTDSDLLARWRDGDRPSGAMLFQRHYAAIARFFHNKVDDGARDELVQRVFLGCLENLRRFRGEASFKTYLFGIAHHVLGDHLRTRARKGRREDPALDVDSMSVHDLGQSPERPMVERQEQRILLEALRRIPLCHQVALELHYWEQLTAAEIGVALGIPLGTAKTRLREGRHALEIAISRIDASGESLQSTLDDLEQWAARVRPRLEKTRGERPSTTEAEQPLQRAS is encoded by the coding sequence ATGCTGCCCACCGACTCCGATCTGCTCGCGCGATGGCGGGACGGCGACCGCCCATCCGGCGCGATGCTCTTCCAGCGTCACTACGCCGCCATCGCCCGGTTCTTCCACAACAAGGTCGACGACGGAGCCCGCGACGAGCTCGTCCAGCGGGTGTTCTTGGGTTGTCTGGAGAACCTTCGTCGCTTTCGCGGAGAGGCGAGCTTCAAGACGTATCTCTTCGGAATCGCCCACCACGTCCTGGGGGATCACCTGCGGACGCGCGCCCGCAAAGGCCGGCGCGAGGATCCGGCGCTCGACGTCGACAGCATGTCCGTCCACGATCTGGGGCAATCGCCGGAGAGGCCGATGGTCGAGCGGCAGGAGCAACGAATCCTGCTCGAAGCCCTCCGCCGGATCCCGCTCTGTCATCAGGTCGCGCTGGAGCTGCATTACTGGGAGCAGCTCACCGCGGCCGAGATCGGCGTCGCCCTCGGCATACCGCTCGGCACGGCCAAGACCCGGCTCCGCGAAGGCCGCCACGCGCTCGAAATCGCCATCTCCAGGATCGATGCGTCCGGGGAGTCCCTCCAGAGCACGCTCGACGATCTCGAACAATGGGCCGCGCGGGTGCGTCCGCGCCTCGAAAAGACCCGAGGCGAGCGCCCCTCGACGACGGAGGCCGAGCAGCCCCTCCAGCGCGCCTCATGA
- a CDS encoding serine/threonine-protein kinase, whose translation MNEHAEERLRKAVLEAKLFGEPHDAPRIGRFMLRRRIGAGAMGAVYEAHDAQLDRLVAIKLVRREDEANARTDRLLREARALARLSHPHVITVYEAGLWEGGLFVAMELVRGGTLQEWLDARPRGAREALGMFLAAGRGLAAAHTCGLIHRDFKPGNVLVGEDERPRVADFGLVRLTGESSSNEGESPAIADMFSTATGAVLGTPAYMAPEQLEGARVDARADQFSFCVALYEALCGASPFAGEARAERRRRIHEGDVTPPAEGRTPPRRVIEVVRRGLSADPEARYPSMDALLDALEAAGRPAFPRGASLAGGALAAALGLGVAMMVGRTNVPVPQEAPPFTYADAPRDAALLSAARRVAPRDPTVAALLLLEVEAPERHREWSALAADVLSQPLARFIWNDTRLSTTTPGKDVVLLHDLNGALLARSPDSGRELLRRSGGVWGMVHPRGDELLVQTRQGLEAWPLGRTTEAPSWRGASPKLAAVSVGQGRELFAVATDGSVLHWDETRPAAPAVLRTVGKTSTIASTAILPEAGVVGVFWPGQSIDVWPLRGSAPPRRLEVGREGFSAASLSNSGDAAVGFEDGSLRLFFAGSRAPITIRGHTSKIRHVRFSDAGERLAAWAEDGTTRVWDVKTPQSRETPTVLPAHEATRALMDAEGRVLLSGSMDKTGVARAWNLATREVVVLRGHAEDGGHVTLSPDGTWAFSGSIHNTARAWRLASATTAHAFGHAAPIWAAEVHGDRLATASQDGTARIWHIGEAGAPREAAVLPSAPATRVFLATFSPDGRRVATSSNDGKARLWNTDGSGAAVVLDGHEEWAYALSFAPDGRALFTGSKRGCIRRFRVEGGAPEIVHCQARQQGIPTQVNHITLSPDGRLGVAALASGHLVLWENGGAEVSRAPRVIPAHGDVAQALAFSPDGRRLVSVGRDRKVRVWDPAFDTAPRDLVGHEGAVYHARFSPDGRRLVTSSADGTARIWPIEGEEAPVVLKGHEGWVVWAEFDGAGRRVVTSSYDGTARLWNLDEPTTPRVLRGHWGPLRYAAFAREGRRVITASMDGTVRSWDVTEEPVERLQKRLREATRACLSARQRMKLLGEDATAAAARASGCER comes from the coding sequence ATGAACGAGCACGCCGAGGAGCGCCTTCGCAAGGCCGTGCTCGAAGCGAAGCTCTTCGGCGAGCCGCACGACGCTCCGCGGATCGGTCGGTTCATGTTGCGGAGGAGAATCGGCGCCGGCGCCATGGGGGCGGTGTACGAGGCGCACGACGCGCAGCTCGATCGGCTGGTGGCGATCAAGCTCGTGCGGCGCGAGGACGAGGCGAACGCGCGCACGGACCGATTGCTCCGCGAGGCGCGAGCCCTGGCGCGGCTCTCCCATCCCCACGTGATCACGGTGTACGAGGCGGGGCTCTGGGAGGGCGGGCTCTTCGTGGCGATGGAGCTCGTGCGCGGAGGGACGCTCCAGGAATGGCTCGACGCGCGGCCGCGAGGCGCACGCGAGGCGCTGGGGATGTTCCTGGCCGCGGGCCGGGGGCTCGCGGCCGCGCACACATGTGGCTTGATCCATCGCGATTTCAAGCCGGGAAACGTGCTCGTGGGCGAGGACGAACGGCCGCGGGTCGCCGATTTCGGTCTGGTGCGGCTCACGGGGGAGAGCTCGTCGAATGAAGGAGAGAGCCCGGCGATCGCGGACATGTTCTCGACGGCGACGGGCGCGGTCCTCGGCACACCGGCGTACATGGCGCCGGAGCAACTGGAGGGCGCGCGTGTCGACGCGCGCGCCGATCAATTCAGCTTTTGCGTGGCCCTTTACGAGGCGCTCTGCGGGGCCTCGCCCTTCGCCGGCGAGGCGCGGGCGGAGCGGCGGCGGCGCATCCACGAAGGGGACGTCACGCCGCCCGCGGAGGGCCGAACCCCGCCTCGCCGGGTGATCGAGGTGGTCCGTCGAGGGCTCTCGGCCGATCCCGAGGCCCGCTATCCGTCGATGGACGCGCTGCTCGACGCGCTCGAAGCGGCCGGGCGGCCGGCCTTTCCCCGCGGGGCGTCGCTCGCGGGCGGCGCGCTCGCAGCCGCCCTGGGGCTCGGGGTCGCGATGATGGTTGGCAGGACGAACGTCCCCGTCCCGCAGGAGGCGCCGCCCTTCACGTACGCCGATGCGCCGCGCGACGCGGCCCTCCTCTCGGCGGCGCGGCGCGTGGCGCCGAGGGATCCGACGGTGGCGGCGCTGCTCCTTCTGGAGGTGGAGGCGCCGGAGCGGCATCGGGAATGGTCGGCGCTGGCGGCGGACGTGCTTTCCCAGCCGCTCGCTCGATTCATCTGGAACGACACGCGGCTCTCGACGACGACGCCGGGCAAGGACGTGGTCTTGCTGCACGACCTGAACGGGGCCCTCCTCGCGCGCTCCCCGGACAGCGGGCGGGAGCTCTTGCGGCGAAGCGGCGGGGTGTGGGGAATGGTCCATCCGCGGGGCGACGAGCTGCTCGTGCAGACGCGGCAAGGACTGGAGGCGTGGCCCCTCGGACGAACGACGGAGGCGCCGTCGTGGCGCGGCGCGAGCCCGAAGCTCGCCGCGGTGTCGGTCGGGCAGGGGCGCGAGCTCTTCGCGGTCGCGACCGACGGCTCGGTGCTGCATTGGGACGAGACGCGCCCCGCGGCGCCGGCTGTGCTGCGGACGGTGGGCAAAACGAGCACGATCGCGTCGACGGCGATCCTGCCCGAGGCGGGTGTGGTCGGCGTGTTCTGGCCGGGACAATCGATCGACGTCTGGCCTCTCCGAGGGAGCGCGCCTCCGCGTCGGCTGGAGGTCGGGCGCGAGGGGTTCTCCGCCGCGTCCCTCTCGAATTCGGGAGACGCGGCCGTCGGCTTCGAGGATGGGAGCCTTCGCCTCTTCTTCGCGGGGTCTCGCGCGCCGATCACGATCCGGGGGCACACGAGCAAGATCCGGCACGTCCGCTTCAGCGACGCGGGAGAGCGGCTCGCGGCGTGGGCGGAGGACGGGACGACGCGTGTATGGGACGTGAAAACCCCACAATCGCGGGAGACGCCCACGGTGCTGCCCGCGCACGAGGCGACGCGAGCGCTGATGGATGCGGAGGGCCGGGTGTTGCTGTCGGGGTCGATGGACAAGACGGGTGTGGCGCGGGCCTGGAACCTCGCGACGCGGGAGGTCGTGGTGCTCCGGGGTCACGCCGAGGACGGGGGCCACGTCACGCTGAGCCCCGACGGGACGTGGGCGTTCAGCGGCTCGATTCACAACACGGCGCGGGCCTGGCGGCTCGCTTCGGCCACGACGGCGCACGCATTCGGGCATGCCGCGCCCATCTGGGCGGCCGAGGTGCATGGCGACCGGCTGGCGACGGCGTCCCAGGACGGGACGGCGCGCATCTGGCACATCGGGGAGGCGGGCGCGCCGCGCGAGGCGGCGGTTTTACCGAGCGCTCCGGCGACGCGCGTGTTTCTCGCGACGTTCAGCCCGGATGGCAGGCGGGTGGCGACGAGCTCGAACGACGGCAAGGCGCGTCTCTGGAACACGGACGGGAGCGGCGCGGCGGTGGTGCTCGACGGGCACGAGGAGTGGGCGTATGCGCTCTCGTTCGCGCCCGACGGCCGCGCGTTGTTCACCGGGTCGAAGCGCGGCTGCATCCGGCGTTTTCGTGTCGAGGGCGGCGCGCCGGAGATCGTTCATTGCCAGGCGCGCCAGCAGGGGATCCCGACGCAGGTCAATCACATCACGCTGAGCCCGGACGGGCGGCTCGGGGTGGCGGCGCTGGCGAGTGGTCACCTCGTCCTGTGGGAGAATGGCGGAGCGGAGGTCTCGCGCGCGCCCCGGGTGATCCCGGCGCACGGCGACGTGGCGCAGGCGCTCGCGTTCAGCCCGGATGGGCGAAGGCTGGTGAGCGTGGGCCGGGATCGGAAGGTGCGTGTATGGGACCCGGCATTCGATACGGCGCCGCGGGACCTCGTGGGGCATGAAGGCGCGGTGTATCACGCGCGCTTCAGCCCGGATGGGCGAAGGCTCGTGACGAGCTCGGCGGACGGGACGGCGCGGATATGGCCGATCGAGGGGGAAGAGGCGCCGGTTGTCCTGAAGGGGCACGAGGGCTGGGTGGTATGGGCTGAATTCGACGGGGCGGGGCGGCGCGTGGTGACGTCATCGTACGACGGGACGGCGCGGCTATGGAACCTGGACGAGCCCACGACGCCGCGCGTGTTGCGAGGTCACTGGGGCCCCTTGCGATATGCGGCATTCGCCCGGGAGGGGCGGCGGGTGATCACGGCGTCGATGGATGGGACGGTCCGGAGCTGGGACGTGACGGAGGAGCCGGTGGAGCGCCTGCAAAAACGCCTGCGGGAGGCGACGCGGGCGTGTTTGTCGGCGCGGCAACGCATGAAGCTGCTCGGGGAGGACGCGACGGCGGCGGCGGCGCGGGCGTCGGGGTGTGAGCGGTGA